A genome region from Oncorhynchus masou masou isolate Uvic2021 chromosome 14, UVic_Omas_1.1, whole genome shotgun sequence includes the following:
- the LOC135554189 gene encoding transmembrane ascorbate-dependent reductase CYB561 isoform X1, whose product MEDSPQRAVQGLGSFPWYVGGTQVLGLACVVITGVWMGSYHGGYAWDGSGQEFNVHPLCMVLGLVFLYGDAILVYRVFRNESKRNVKVLHAVLHLLALIISIVGIVAVFDFHNHNKIPNMYSLHSWCGMLTFVLFSVQWLMGLGFFLFPGTLMALRSWYLPLHVFFGLAMLAMSLATCLLGISEKLFFSIQHTYSQFAPEGILGNMLGLLLVAFGILVGYVVTREDFRRPPHPEEEALSVHFKTLTEGRGSPTSP is encoded by the exons ATGGAAGATAGCCCTCAGCGGGCTGTGCAAGGCCTGGGCTCCTTCCCGTGGTATGTGGGGGGGACTCAGGTTCTGGGTCTGGCCTGTGTGGTGATCACGGGCGTGTGGATGGGCAGCTATCATGGAGGCTACGCCTGGGATGGTTCAGGACAGGAGTTCAATGTACATCCCCTCTGCATGGTCCTGGGCCTGGTCTTTCTCTATGGAGATG CGATCCTGGTGTACAGAGTATTTAGGAATGAAAGCAAACGCAACGTCAAGGTTCTCCATGCTGTGCTCCACCTTCTTGCCCTCATTATCAGCATAGTGG GTATCGTGGCTGTGTTTGACTTCCATAATCATAACAAGATCCCCAACATGTACTCCCTCCACAGCTGGTGTGGCATGCTCACCTTTGTTCTCTTCTCTGTACAG TGGCTGATGGGGCTTGGTTTCTTCCTCTTCCCTGGGACGTTAATGGCGCTGCGGAGCTGGTACCTGCCACTACATGTCTTCTTTGGGCTGGCCATGCTCGCCATGTCCCTAGCCACCTGCCTATTAGGCATTTCAGAGAAATTGTTTTTCAGTATCCA acacacatattcacagTTTGCCCCAGAGGGGATCCTTGGTAACATGCTAGGACTGCTGCTAGTAGCATTTGGGATTCTGGTAGGCTACGTGGTGACACGTGAGGACTTCAGGAGACCCCCGCACCCAGAGGAAGAGGCTTTATCTGTGCACTTTAAGACCCTGACTGAGGGGCGAGGGAGCCCCACCTCACCTTAA
- the LOC135554189 gene encoding transmembrane ascorbate-dependent reductase CYB561 isoform X2, translating to MEDSPQRAVQGLGSFPWYVGGTQVLGLACVVITGVWMGSYHGGYAWDGSGQEFNVHPLCMVLGLVFLYGDGIVAVFDFHNHNKIPNMYSLHSWCGMLTFVLFSVQWLMGLGFFLFPGTLMALRSWYLPLHVFFGLAMLAMSLATCLLGISEKLFFSIQHTYSQFAPEGILGNMLGLLLVAFGILVGYVVTREDFRRPPHPEEEALSVHFKTLTEGRGSPTSP from the exons ATGGAAGATAGCCCTCAGCGGGCTGTGCAAGGCCTGGGCTCCTTCCCGTGGTATGTGGGGGGGACTCAGGTTCTGGGTCTGGCCTGTGTGGTGATCACGGGCGTGTGGATGGGCAGCTATCATGGAGGCTACGCCTGGGATGGTTCAGGACAGGAGTTCAATGTACATCCCCTCTGCATGGTCCTGGGCCTGGTCTTTCTCTATGGAGATG GTATCGTGGCTGTGTTTGACTTCCATAATCATAACAAGATCCCCAACATGTACTCCCTCCACAGCTGGTGTGGCATGCTCACCTTTGTTCTCTTCTCTGTACAG TGGCTGATGGGGCTTGGTTTCTTCCTCTTCCCTGGGACGTTAATGGCGCTGCGGAGCTGGTACCTGCCACTACATGTCTTCTTTGGGCTGGCCATGCTCGCCATGTCCCTAGCCACCTGCCTATTAGGCATTTCAGAGAAATTGTTTTTCAGTATCCA acacacatattcacagTTTGCCCCAGAGGGGATCCTTGGTAACATGCTAGGACTGCTGCTAGTAGCATTTGGGATTCTGGTAGGCTACGTGGTGACACGTGAGGACTTCAGGAGACCCCCGCACCCAGAGGAAGAGGCTTTATCTGTGCACTTTAAGACCCTGACTGAGGGGCGAGGGAGCCCCACCTCACCTTAA